Proteins co-encoded in one Treponema sp. Marseille-Q3903 genomic window:
- a CDS encoding aconitase X swivel domain-containing protein — protein MKEFKGRVINGGYYKGEAVVSHQGVNTLATFQKSALAKADKVIVADQNNPDIFGKNITGKALCLPQTIGSTTGGMVIQVICSMGINPACLLFSEHIDSLAGAGVILSVVWEHSNLIAIDQLGKEFLATVKTGDIIEVKEDGTVLIL, from the coding sequence ATGAAAGAATTTAAAGGTAGAGTTATCAACGGCGGTTATTATAAAGGAGAAGCTGTAGTTTCACATCAGGGAGTAAATACTCTTGCGACATTTCAAAAGTCTGCGCTTGCAAAAGCCGATAAAGTGATTGTCGCAGACCAGAACAATCCTGATATCTTTGGAAAAAACATCACCGGAAAAGCTCTTTGCCTTCCGCAGACAATCGGTTCTACAACAGGCGGAATGGTGATTCAAGTGATATGTTCAATGGGAATAAATCCTGCTTGCCTGTTGTTTTCAGAGCACATAGATTCTCTTGCCGGAGCCGGAGTGATTCTTTCTGTCGTTTGGGAGCACAGCAATTTGATTGCAATAGACCAATTAGGCAAAGAATTCCTTGCAACTGTAAAAACCGGAGACATCATTGAAGTAAAAGAAGACGGAACTGTATTGATTCTTTAA
- a CDS encoding aconitase X, producing the protein MYQYKMKLTEEQKAILEGSEGQVKAKVMETIVRYGDMFEAEELVKVTHGQGHLVTSFGLSLLKPVYKTMDELINAGLKVQGGFTADPRPTDIPNVPCNLLDKILYKTVLYGKQNYYEAQLKKLGLVGDNGFSCACYFDEMGNIPKKGDVLSWAESSAVNYANSVLGARCNRNSGMIDIFGSILGYVPKFGLLTDEGRKAKWKVIVNTTKKPLPQILGSAIGIKVMEDIPYVVGLDKWIGRELNDETKSYLKDFGAATASNGAVGLYHIENLTPEAVELGEKLLQKDFKEYVIDDAELERVYKTYPVMWKNPDKKGTYAFIGCPHLSKNQLNEWSDKIINRLGENGKKKVACDTVICTAPPILEEFKKTEKYKNLYATGTRVTAICPLMYTSNPLTKSRNIMTCSNKLRTYSTARYYKDDELLDLIAGKQN; encoded by the coding sequence ATGTATCAATATAAGATGAAATTGACTGAGGAGCAAAAAGCTATCCTTGAAGGAAGCGAAGGTCAGGTAAAGGCAAAAGTGATGGAAACAATCGTCCGTTATGGAGATATGTTTGAAGCAGAAGAGCTTGTAAAAGTTACTCATGGACAGGGGCACTTGGTGACATCTTTTGGACTTTCTCTGCTAAAACCTGTTTACAAAACAATGGATGAACTTATCAATGCAGGGCTTAAAGTTCAAGGCGGATTTACAGCCGACCCACGCCCTACCGATATTCCAAATGTTCCATGCAATCTGCTCGATAAAATTCTTTATAAAACTGTTTTGTATGGAAAACAAAACTATTACGAAGCTCAACTCAAAAAACTTGGGCTTGTTGGCGACAACGGGTTTAGCTGTGCATGCTATTTTGACGAAATGGGCAATATTCCAAAAAAAGGCGATGTTCTATCTTGGGCGGAATCAAGTGCGGTCAACTATGCAAATTCGGTTCTTGGAGCTCGCTGTAACCGCAACTCAGGAATGATAGACATATTCGGTTCAATTTTAGGCTATGTTCCGAAATTCGGGCTTTTGACAGACGAAGGGCGCAAAGCAAAATGGAAAGTGATAGTCAACACTACAAAAAAGCCGCTGCCACAGATTTTAGGTTCGGCAATCGGGATAAAAGTTATGGAAGATATCCCTTATGTCGTCGGGCTTGATAAATGGATTGGAAGAGAACTCAACGACGAGACAAAATCGTATCTAAAGGACTTTGGTGCGGCTACTGCTTCTAACGGGGCTGTCGGGCTTTATCATATTGAAAATCTCACTCCGGAAGCTGTTGAACTCGGCGAAAAACTTTTGCAAAAGGATTTCAAAGAATACGTAATCGACGACGCTGAACTTGAAAGGGTTTACAAAACTTATCCTGTCATGTGGAAAAATCCTGATAAAAAAGGAACTTATGCGTTTATTGGGTGCCCGCATCTTTCAAAAAATCAGTTGAACGAATGGTCTGATAAAATAATAAACAGACTCGGTGAAAACGGTAAAAAGAAAGTTGCATGCGACACTGTAATTTGCACCGCCCCACCGATTTTGGAAGAATTCAAAAAAACAGAAAAATATAAAAATCTTTACGCGACAGGAACACGCGTAACCGCAATCTGTCCGCTGATGTATACTTCAAATCCACTTACAAAATCAAGAAATATAATGACTTGTTCCAATAAATTAAGAACTTATTCGACTGCACGCTATTACAAAGATGATGAACTTCTTGATTTAATTGCAGGAAAGCAGAACTAA
- a CDS encoding FAD-dependent oxidoreductase: MKKEYESLFTPWKIGNVEIKNRIVMTSMGGTSIFGWLEPNHFDKEAANFLLERAKNNTGLILPGIAPIRDTLGGKWLYQGKGKFKKLEKFMTEFHKTGAKMFVQLTAGFGRSLAINDIMVKSSKNKLLGFMMKPILDVDYLTASASATPNRWDDSCMSRPLTKKEIQQMIKAFAKTAKLCKEAGVDGVEIHAVHEGYLLDQFTMKYTNLRDDEYGGNFENRYRFPVEIVKAIKEACGKDFPVSLRYSVVSKTKGFGKGALPGENYVEVGRDMSESEKAAKYLQDAGYDMLNCDNGTYDAWYWAHPPMYMAQNCNLEDVKHIKKFVDIPIVCAGRMTLETAAKAIANGELDGMGVARQFLADPQWITKILNNSEDSIRPCICCHNACFNMAHYKGVANDQSLSDNKGMARCAINPQTMQSTKYKIVKSSSQKKVAVIGAGIGGMETARVLALRGHKPVIFEKSDKLGGVFNAAAAPSFKEKDKQLLSWYAKEMKENNIEIRFNKPINKIEELNDFDKIVVATGAVANRPRIEGLNKTIEACDYLYGAKTGDKVIIIGGGLTGCEIAYDLFKKGKTPVIVEMKNDLIAVKGVCLANSSYLRDFFALNKVEVHLETKLLKVSEKGVVVKDKDGKEFEIAGDTVISSMGYHPAPVFKKSSKVKFVGDCNHVGNLRTAIWRAWDVAMKI, from the coding sequence ATGAAGAAAGAATACGAATCTCTTTTTACACCATGGAAAATCGGAAATGTGGAAATAAAAAACCGCATTGTTATGACTTCTATGGGAGGAACTTCTATTTTCGGATGGCTTGAACCGAACCATTTTGACAAGGAAGCCGCAAATTTCCTTTTGGAAAGAGCAAAAAACAATACCGGCCTCATTCTTCCGGGAATTGCTCCAATCCGCGACACACTTGGCGGCAAGTGGCTTTATCAGGGCAAGGGAAAATTCAAGAAACTTGAAAAGTTTATGACAGAGTTCCATAAAACAGGCGCAAAAATGTTTGTTCAATTGACAGCCGGATTCGGAAGAAGCCTAGCAATCAACGACATCATGGTGAAATCAAGTAAAAATAAACTTCTTGGATTTATGATGAAACCGATTCTCGATGTCGATTATCTGACGGCAAGCGCAAGTGCGACTCCAAACCGCTGGGACGACAGCTGCATGTCACGTCCTCTGACTAAAAAAGAAATTCAGCAGATGATAAAGGCATTTGCAAAAACCGCAAAACTCTGCAAAGAGGCAGGCGTCGACGGTGTCGAAATCCATGCAGTCCACGAAGGCTATCTGCTCGACCAGTTTACTATGAAATACACAAATCTTCGCGATGATGAATACGGTGGAAATTTTGAAAACCGTTATCGTTTTCCTGTTGAGATAGTAAAAGCCATCAAAGAAGCGTGCGGAAAAGATTTTCCTGTCTCTTTAAGATACTCTGTCGTTTCAAAGACAAAAGGCTTTGGAAAAGGAGCTCTCCCCGGTGAAAATTATGTCGAAGTCGGCAGGGATATGTCAGAAAGCGAAAAAGCTGCTAAGTATCTTCAGGATGCCGGCTACGATATGCTCAACTGTGACAACGGAACTTATGACGCATGGTACTGGGCACATCCGCCAATGTATATGGCTCAGAACTGCAACTTGGAAGACGTAAAACACATTAAAAAGTTTGTCGACATCCCTATAGTCTGTGCAGGAAGAATGACTCTGGAGACTGCTGCAAAAGCTATTGCAAATGGAGAACTAGACGGAATGGGCGTTGCACGTCAGTTTTTGGCTGATCCGCAATGGATTACAAAGATTCTCAACAACTCTGAAGATTCAATCCGTCCGTGTATATGCTGCCACAACGCATGTTTTAACATGGCTCATTACAAAGGAGTTGCAAATGACCAGTCGCTTTCGGACAACAAAGGAATGGCTCGTTGTGCAATCAACCCACAAACAATGCAGTCAACAAAATATAAGATTGTAAAATCTTCATCACAAAAAAAAGTTGCTGTCATTGGAGCCGGAATCGGAGGAATGGAGACTGCAAGGGTTTTGGCACTGCGCGGGCACAAACCTGTTATCTTTGAGAAAAGCGATAAGTTAGGAGGAGTATTCAATGCGGCAGCAGCGCCTTCATTCAAAGAAAAAGATAAACAGCTTCTTTCATGGTATGCAAAAGAAATGAAAGAAAACAACATTGAAATCAGATTTAATAAACCTATAAATAAAATTGAGGAATTAAATGATTTTGATAAAATTGTTGTCGCAACGGGAGCGGTGGCAAATAGACCGAGAATTGAAGGTTTGAACAAAACAATCGAAGCATGTGACTATCTATATGGAGCAAAAACCGGTGACAAAGTGATAATTATCGGCGGAGGGCTTACAGGCTGCGAGATAGCTTATGATTTATTCAAAAAAGGAAAGACTCCTGTCATTGTAGAAATGAAAAACGATTTGATTGCCGTAAAAGGCGTTTGTCTGGCGAACAGCTCTTATTTACGAGATTTCTTTGCTTTGAATAAAGTCGAAGTTCATCTGGAAACAAAACTTCTAAAAGTTTCTGAAAAAGGAGTTGTCGTAAAAGATAAAGACGGAAAAGAATTCGAAATTGCAGGCGATACTGTAATCTCTTCGATGGGATACCATCCGGCTCCGGTTTTTAAAAAATCTTCAAAAGTAAAGTTTGTCGGAGATTGTAATCATGTTGGAAATCTCAGAACCGCAATCTGGCGAGCATGGGATGTTGCAATGAAAATATAG
- a CDS encoding M20/M25/M40 family metallo-hydrolase, which translates to MIVLDEEKIIRDMQDFIRCKTVSNRKDEFVDWNEYKKLHSLMVERFPVLHSVSEQQHIGRTGLLYKIEGTGKNDSPCKTAVLMAHYDVVPVEESQWEKPPFDAVIENNVMWGRGTLDTKGTFCSILESVEVELKNGWRPQSDLYLSFSGEEEIDGKSCPDIVSYLESKGVYPDFVLDEGGAIVEKAFPGVTSRTAMIGTAEKGSVNIDCTIEYTGGHSSSPKKHTAAGIAAMGINAIEKMPFKTQITRPLSEMLKTLVPSKKTFFELLFRFFGRNLGAEVNALTHSTIAITKMEGSKAYNVIPNKVSFGMNVRLLGNDTIESLFQNLKKAVRKIEKKYKVDFKFLLVNGSNPSKVSVTDCPQFKNLCDVIRKTWQEVIPTPYLMIACSDSRHYCKISDGVYRFAPMFLSKEERGLIHGNNERIRIPELIGTTRFYCNLLETF; encoded by the coding sequence ATGATTGTTTTAGATGAAGAAAAAATAATTAGGGATATGCAGGATTTTATCCGCTGTAAAACAGTCTCAAACAGAAAAGATGAATTTGTTGACTGGAACGAGTATAAAAAACTTCACTCTCTTATGGTCGAACGATTTCCTGTGCTCCATTCCGTTTCTGAGCAGCAACACATCGGCAGAACAGGACTTTTATATAAAATTGAAGGTACCGGCAAAAACGACAGCCCGTGCAAGACTGCTGTTCTCATGGCTCACTATGATGTTGTCCCGGTTGAAGAGTCTCAATGGGAAAAACCTCCGTTTGACGCCGTAATTGAAAACAATGTCATGTGGGGACGCGGCACTCTCGATACAAAAGGGACTTTTTGTTCAATTTTGGAATCTGTTGAAGTTGAATTAAAAAATGGCTGGAGACCGCAGTCAGACCTCTATCTTTCTTTTTCAGGCGAAGAAGAAATTGATGGAAAATCTTGCCCTGACATTGTCTCTTATCTTGAATCGAAAGGGGTTTATCCCGATTTTGTCCTCGATGAAGGCGGCGCGATTGTCGAGAAAGCGTTTCCTGGAGTTACATCTAGGACGGCAATGATAGGCACGGCAGAAAAAGGAAGTGTAAACATAGACTGTACGATTGAATATACAGGTGGTCATTCCTCATCGCCTAAAAAACATACGGCAGCAGGAATCGCAGCGATGGGAATAAATGCCATTGAAAAAATGCCTTTCAAAACGCAAATCACCCGCCCACTTTCCGAAATGCTAAAAACGCTCGTCCCGTCAAAAAAAACATTTTTTGAATTGTTGTTCAGATTTTTCGGACGAAACCTTGGGGCGGAAGTCAACGCACTTACCCATTCGACAATCGCAATCACAAAGATGGAAGGAAGCAAAGCGTATAATGTTATCCCCAATAAAGTTTCATTTGGAATGAACGTCAGACTTCTCGGGAATGATACTATAGAAAGCCTTTTTCAAAATCTAAAAAAAGCCGTCAGAAAAATCGAAAAAAAATATAAAGTCGATTTTAAGTTTTTGCTTGTAAACGGCAGCAATCCGTCAAAAGTTTCAGTCACAGACTGCCCTCAATTTAAAAATCTATGCGATGTGATAAGAAAAACGTGGCAGGAAGTTATTCCGACTCCATACCTCATGATTGCGTGCAGCGACTCAAGGCACTACTGCAAAATCAGCGATGGAGTTTACAGATTTGCGCCGATGTTCCTCTCAAAAGAAGAGAGAGGGCTTATTCACGGAAACAACGAAAGAATAAGAATCCCGGAGCTGATAGGGACAACAAGGTTTTATTGTAACTTATTAGAAACATTCTAA
- a CDS encoding DUF5058 family protein → MEKSFNPNSGFLYGLAATVILFVLAQSVFFLVRAVIRAKKCDMDMSLIRRTIGSTALFSIAPSVSIMLGVVTLAKFLGLPLPWIRLSVIGAITYELPAATSTANALGISLSETVTDTSVYTAIAWVMTLGIMPSIILPPLLINKIQNGIVKIKNKDGRWGEIFMTSLFMGMISAFSGMVFSHVREGVKGLLPVSVLAFSAIMMCICGLLVKKAHIKWLENYALPFSMLAGMIFAALGAKAFGL, encoded by the coding sequence ATGGAAAAATCATTTAACCCAAATAGCGGATTTCTGTACGGACTTGCCGCAACTGTTATTCTTTTTGTACTGGCTCAGTCTGTATTTTTTCTTGTACGCGCAGTAATACGAGCAAAAAAATGTGATATGGATATGTCTCTGATAAGAAGGACGATAGGGTCTACAGCACTCTTTTCAATTGCTCCATCAGTCTCTATCATGCTCGGGGTCGTAACTCTTGCAAAATTTTTAGGGCTTCCTCTTCCTTGGATTAGGCTAAGCGTTATTGGCGCAATCACTTATGAATTGCCAGCTGCGACTTCTACTGCAAATGCACTTGGAATTTCTCTATCCGAAACAGTAACAGATACAAGCGTTTACACAGCGATCGCTTGGGTCATGACGCTTGGAATTATGCCGAGCATCATTTTACCTCCGTTGTTGATCAACAAAATTCAAAACGGGATTGTAAAGATTAAAAATAAAGACGGACGGTGGGGAGAAATCTTTATGACTTCCCTTTTTATGGGCATGATTTCCGCTTTTTCGGGGATGGTGTTTTCCCACGTCAGAGAAGGTGTAAAAGGGCTTTTGCCTGTATCTGTCCTCGCCTTTTCCGCAATTATGATGTGTATCTGTGGACTCTTAGTAAAAAAAGCACACATAAAATGGCTTGAAAACTATGCGCTTCCTTTTTCGATGCTTGCAGGAATGATTTTTGCCGCACTCGGCGCAAAAGCATTTGGACTTTAA
- a CDS encoding redoxin domain-containing protein, whose translation MKSNSFFLSHKKMFLGIALCFLAFSSFAKNIKKGSAAPDFSITLSDSKTVKLSDYRGKAVLLHFWGTWCPPCRRELPGMENLNKKIVADGENSKLEILAVCISDTEKNQSSFMKSNKYTFKTGLDVSGDIAFSYGVQAVPTSILISPEGEILAAHAGMMSESQIFAFVKDYVK comes from the coding sequence ATGAAATCAAACTCTTTCTTTTTATCTCATAAAAAAATGTTTCTTGGAATTGCATTGTGCTTCCTTGCCTTTTCGTCTTTTGCAAAAAATATAAAAAAAGGTTCTGCCGCACCTGATTTTTCAATCACTCTCTCCGATTCAAAAACCGTAAAACTTTCGGATTATCGAGGAAAAGCAGTTCTCTTACATTTCTGGGGAACATGGTGTCCACCTTGCAGACGAGAACTTCCGGGAATGGAAAATCTCAATAAAAAGATTGTTGCCGACGGAGAAAACTCAAAGCTTGAAATTCTTGCAGTCTGCATTTCTGATACAGAAAAAAATCAGTCTTCATTTATGAAATCAAATAAATACACATTCAAAACAGGTCTCGATGTTTCGGGGGATATTGCATTCAGTTATGGAGTTCAAGCAGTTCCAACAAGCATCCTAATTTCGCCTGAAGGAGAAATTCTTGCAGCACATGCAGGAATGATGAGTGAAAGTCAGATATTTGCTTTTGTTAAGGATTATGTCAAATAA
- a CDS encoding CD1871A family CXXC motif-containing protein translates to MSNKFLKKQKHKELNFTKKTIVLIALSVILCVTGFFLGDMKDIMRKAIFICMECIGLG, encoded by the coding sequence ATGTCAAATAAGTTTCTTAAAAAACAAAAACATAAAGAACTTAATTTCACAAAAAAAACGATAGTGTTGATTGCTTTGTCCGTGATTCTCTGCGTGACAGGATTTTTTCTCGGAGATATGAAAGATATCATGAGAAAGGCGATTTTTATCTGCATGGAGTGTATCGGGCTTGGCTGA
- a CDS encoding 4Fe-4S binding protein, which produces MLIYNCDVRNFFSGTISKSGAKSFCVPGLNCYSCPGAVSSCPLGALQNSIANGKFPFFVTGFLLLTGTLLGRTVCSFLCPFGLFQELLYKIPLPKIKKSVRTLKITRKASLIKYFMLIFFCVSLPFIFFIKDGLGSPYFCKLFCPEGTIFAGWFLAAFNETLRDSLGFLFTLKTSIAIYFIAWSMFMFRPFCRFFCPLGAIYSFFNKTAVFGIRVDKSKCTNCGACTLHCKMDVLKINDRECIRCGECRARCKFGAI; this is translated from the coding sequence ATGCTCATATACAATTGCGATGTCCGTAATTTTTTTTCAGGGACAATTTCAAAAAGCGGCGCAAAGAGTTTTTGCGTGCCGGGATTGAACTGTTATTCATGTCCTGGTGCAGTCTCGTCATGCCCGCTCGGTGCTCTTCAAAATTCAATTGCAAACGGCAAATTTCCGTTTTTTGTCACAGGATTCCTCTTGCTAACAGGGACTTTGCTCGGTAGGACAGTGTGCTCATTTTTGTGCCCTTTTGGACTTTTTCAAGAACTTCTTTATAAAATTCCGCTTCCAAAAATCAAAAAAAGCGTCCGTACTCTAAAAATTACGAGAAAAGCATCTTTGATAAAATATTTTATGTTGATTTTTTTCTGCGTATCGTTGCCTTTTATTTTCTTTATAAAAGACGGGCTCGGCTCTCCTTACTTTTGCAAACTTTTTTGCCCGGAAGGAACAATTTTTGCCGGTTGGTTTCTTGCGGCATTTAACGAAACTCTGCGAGACTCTCTCGGATTTCTTTTTACTCTAAAAACTTCGATTGCAATATATTTTATTGCCTGGTCTATGTTTATGTTCCGTCCGTTTTGTCGGTTTTTCTGCCCGCTCGGCGCTATATATTCATTTTTTAACAAAACAGCGGTTTTTGGAATTCGAGTAGATAAGTCAAAATGCACGAACTGTGGAGCATGCACGTTACACTGCAAAATGGACGTTCTTAAAATAAACGATAGAGAATGTATAAGATGCGGAGAGTGCAGAGCGAGATGCAAATTCGGTGCAATATGA
- a CDS encoding MliC family protein — translation MKFKFDKSFLFRGIAMCLILVSVFFVSFYINKKSTKSGNLAIKKISEAQYQSSDNKIVSADFYALSDDSLFFVKIVMPDKHELTLVRAVSASGVRYIDMIGTEFFVKQDTAIISKTDYGAETAQDAVLFEGTKK, via the coding sequence ATGAAGTTTAAATTTGATAAAAGCTTTTTATTCAGAGGCATAGCGATGTGCCTTATATTAGTCTCTGTTTTTTTCGTTTCGTTTTATATAAATAAAAAGTCAACAAAGTCAGGAAATCTTGCTATAAAAAAGATATCTGAAGCACAATATCAGTCTTCAGATAATAAAATCGTGTCTGCTGATTTTTATGCACTCTCCGATGATAGTCTTTTCTTTGTAAAAATTGTCATGCCGGACAAGCACGAATTGACTCTTGTCAGGGCGGTTTCTGCTTCCGGGGTTAGATACATAGATATGATTGGAACAGAATTTTTTGTAAAACAAGACACTGCTATTATTTCAAAAACTGATTATGGGGCAGAAACGGCACAAGATGCCGTTTTGTTTGAAGGGACAAAAAAATAA
- a CDS encoding methyl-accepting chemotaxis protein, whose translation MHSIKARLILLCLMTVTIGVTLVAKVAFNVSRAALEKTVAEAMDAFSQNASTKIFEMNEKEFMFLHLIAEQPFMRDETLSLEEKNKKIVSMIEVDSKKYENVAFYDKSEKTYFTEAMAGRNYVGESVFSNVTNQVLMFFSVPVYNYQNKIIGAAVSVIKGNKLSDIASKIDAGGGYHPYIISMDSGNVIGSSGIEDFSDLSTKNPSFYQVIQKARKGNKGSTVYKDSVTGKKMICCFRPIENSRWVVLCSVPYKFYFSSLNHLRIIIIITNVSFSLFILIISRILIRIFLKPLLSVKNSITEIANGNADLTKHIDVKTKDEIGDVVVGFNKFVEKLHNIISDIKVSKSSLENVGNTLSSSANDTAKGITLVINNIQDMDTKISSQNESVEQTASAVNQISSNIESLGKMIENASSGVQEASAAVEQMIGNIASVNASVEKMAHSFGTLEQNALAGAQKQEIVNEKIRQIGGQSQMLQEANQVISNIAEQTNLLAMNAAIEASHAGEAGRGFSVVADEIRKLSETSTEQSKKISDQLNRILNSIEEVVTASGESSASFANVEKLISDTDVIVRQLREAMNEQYEGSKQIGEALNSMKDSTTEVRSAGFEMAEGNKSILEETKLLQETSEYLKQAMNKMTIEASKINEAGAVLDQVSELVKKAISDISLQIDAFKV comes from the coding sequence ATGCATAGCATAAAGGCAAGATTAATTTTGCTTTGTTTGATGACTGTAACAATAGGAGTCACCCTTGTTGCAAAAGTTGCTTTCAACGTTTCTAGAGCTGCACTTGAGAAAACAGTTGCAGAAGCAATGGATGCTTTTTCACAAAATGCATCAACAAAAATATTCGAAATGAATGAAAAAGAATTCATGTTTCTTCATCTTATTGCAGAACAACCTTTTATGCGTGATGAAACGCTGTCCCTTGAAGAAAAAAACAAAAAAATTGTTTCTATGATAGAGGTTGATTCAAAAAAATATGAAAACGTTGCTTTCTATGATAAATCTGAAAAGACGTATTTTACAGAAGCAATGGCTGGACGCAACTATGTTGGAGAGTCGGTTTTTTCGAATGTGACAAATCAAGTATTGATGTTTTTTTCTGTGCCTGTATACAATTATCAAAATAAGATAATAGGTGCCGCAGTTTCTGTAATAAAAGGAAACAAGCTTTCTGATATTGCCTCAAAAATTGATGCGGGAGGCGGTTATCACCCATATATAATAAGTATGGATTCAGGAAACGTAATCGGTAGCTCCGGTATCGAGGATTTTTCTGACCTTTCAACAAAAAATCCTTCATTTTATCAGGTCATTCAAAAAGCCCGAAAAGGCAACAAAGGGTCTACAGTCTATAAAGATTCTGTTACCGGAAAAAAAATGATATGTTGCTTTAGACCAATAGAAAACAGTCGCTGGGTAGTTCTTTGTTCCGTTCCATATAAATTCTATTTTTCTAGTTTAAATCATTTAAGGATTATAATAATAATTACAAATGTAAGCTTTTCATTATTTATACTTATAATCAGCCGAATTTTAATACGCATTTTCTTAAAACCTCTGCTTTCCGTAAAAAATTCTATAACAGAGATTGCAAACGGAAACGCCGACCTTACAAAACACATAGATGTAAAAACAAAAGATGAAATAGGAGATGTCGTTGTCGGGTTCAATAAGTTTGTCGAAAAGCTCCACAATATAATTTCAGACATAAAAGTGTCAAAGTCATCGCTTGAAAACGTCGGAAATACTTTGAGCTCAAGTGCGAACGATACAGCAAAAGGAATAACTTTAGTAATCAACAATATTCAAGATATGGACACAAAAATTAGTTCGCAGAATGAAAGTGTAGAACAAACAGCTAGTGCTGTGAATCAAATCTCATCTAATATAGAGTCGCTCGGCAAAATGATAGAAAACGCATCTTCCGGAGTGCAGGAAGCATCTGCAGCAGTAGAACAAATGATTGGAAATATTGCCTCAGTAAACGCCTCTGTGGAGAAAATGGCACATTCATTTGGAACTCTTGAACAAAATGCTCTTGCAGGCGCACAAAAACAGGAAATTGTAAACGAAAAAATCAGGCAGATTGGAGGACAGTCTCAAATGCTCCAAGAAGCCAACCAAGTTATTTCAAACATTGCTGAACAAACAAACCTCCTTGCAATGAATGCTGCAATTGAAGCTTCTCATGCCGGAGAAGCAGGAAGAGGGTTCAGCGTAGTTGCAGATGAAATTAGGAAGCTTTCCGAAACATCAACTGAACAATCAAAGAAAATAAGCGACCAACTAAACAGAATTCTCAATTCAATTGAAGAAGTTGTAACGGCTTCGGGAGAATCCAGCGCATCTTTTGCGAATGTTGAAAAATTGATTTCTGACACAGATGTAATCGTTCGCCAGCTCCGAGAGGCAATGAATGAACAATACGAAGGTTCAAAGCAAATTGGAGAAGCTTTAAATTCAATGAAAGACAGCACAACTGAAGTTCGCAGCGCAGGCTTTGAAATGGCTGAAGGCAACAAATCAATTCTAGAAGAAACAAAACTTCTGCAAGAAACCTCTGAATATCTAAAGCAGGCAATGAACAAGATGACAATCGAAGCATCAAAAATAAATGAGGCTGGTGCGGTGCTTGATCAGGTTTCGGAATTGGTAAAAAAAGCAATTTCTGATATAAGCTTGCAAATTGACGCTTTTAAAGTATAG